One stretch of Thermococcus sp. DNA includes these proteins:
- a CDS encoding YkgJ family cysteine cluster protein: protein MRFRPRPFTKPVGFRCLFCLDCCRGRHVYLTLRDIERIARKGHDPQDFVTFSVEGDKIRFVMSIREWDLGCVFHDPETGKCRIHSVRPLICRIYPFMVSRKPLGIEGERPFEYKGQTLWLYYDESCPGINAEGPETTITPEEIAELGIEFEKELKETDMDGLVRLINDGESYI, encoded by the coding sequence ATGCGCTTCAGACCAAGGCCGTTCACGAAGCCAGTAGGATTTAGGTGCCTTTTCTGCCTCGACTGCTGCCGCGGGAGGCACGTCTACCTGACATTAAGGGATATTGAGAGAATCGCGCGGAAGGGTCATGACCCCCAGGACTTCGTTACGTTCTCGGTCGAAGGTGACAAAATCCGCTTCGTTATGTCAATACGAGAATGGGATCTCGGTTGCGTCTTTCACGACCCGGAAACAGGGAAGTGCAGGATTCACTCGGTGAGGCCACTCATATGCAGGATTTATCCCTTCATGGTCTCGCGGAAACCGCTCGGCATCGAGGGCGAGAGGCCCTTTGAGTACAAAGGCCAAACACTGTGGCTCTACTACGACGAGAGCTGTCCGGGGATAAACGCCGAAGGACCAGAAACGACGATAACGCCGGAGGAAATAGCTGAACTCGGCATCGAGTTCGAGAAGGAGCTCAAGGAGACCGACATGGACGGCCTCGTGAGGTTGATCAACGATGGCGAAAGCTATATTTAG
- a CDS encoding HdeD family acid-resistance protein yields MPYGEVGKNWVWMLGLGIIFTTLGFAGLMILPLLTITSVAIFGAFMLVAGTLQFLQGLTKAREWKSRTLHVLMGAIYVLAGIATMENPLLATAVLTLILGVSLIVIGALRIAVAFQNTNINQWMLVSISGVITMLLGVLIVLQWPWSSLWAVGLFVSVDLIMSGLNFIAIALSAKTEYTKEQRNPSGG; encoded by the coding sequence ATGCCTTACGGGGAAGTTGGAAAGAACTGGGTATGGATGCTGGGTCTAGGAATAATATTCACAACCCTGGGCTTTGCCGGCCTGATGATACTGCCCCTCCTCACAATAACAAGCGTGGCAATATTCGGAGCGTTTATGCTCGTTGCCGGTACACTTCAGTTCCTCCAGGGACTTACGAAGGCAAGAGAATGGAAGAGCAGAACCCTGCACGTCCTGATGGGGGCCATCTATGTCCTAGCGGGTATCGCCACAATGGAGAACCCACTCCTTGCCACAGCGGTCCTAACCCTCATCCTAGGGGTGTCCTTAATAGTTATTGGGGCACTGAGGATTGCAGTGGCATTTCAGAACACCAACATTAACCAGTGGATGCTCGTGAGCATCTCTGGAGTCATAACGATGCTCTTGGGTGTGCTTATAGTCCTCCAGTGGCCCTGGTCAAGCCTCTGGGCGGTTGGGCTCTTCGTGTCCGTTGACCTGATAATGAGCGGGCTTAACTTCATTGCGATAGCTTTAAGTGCAAAAACGGAGTACACCAAAGAACAGAGAAATCCATCCGGGGGGTGA
- a CDS encoding potassium channel family protein yields the protein MIIVRIGAIALEMTGLSKDVASFQAQSAFSGTGFTTSESEYVVSHPVRRKIIRILIFLGSAGITSAVATLVLTFAGRSRNEAITSILILSLSLLILYLIFTSKRIERWMRRWIKRFLAKAFPQLRVYDYSQLLGITRGYSISQIKVRKRSWLANKSLRELELDKEGILVLGIYRKTEKGEVYLGAPKGDTVILPGDILVCYGPEEALLRLSQRVKGRKGDLEHEEAVKKAELRKTEEEMMATA from the coding sequence ATGATCATCGTCAGAATAGGGGCGATAGCCCTTGAAATGACCGGCCTATCCAAGGACGTCGCCTCGTTTCAGGCACAGTCGGCTTTCTCGGGTACGGGCTTCACGACGAGCGAGAGTGAATACGTCGTCTCTCACCCTGTCAGGAGGAAGATAATCAGGATTCTAATATTTCTGGGGAGCGCGGGGATTACTTCTGCCGTAGCCACACTCGTTCTGACCTTCGCCGGCAGGAGCAGGAACGAGGCTATCACCTCAATATTAATCCTCAGCCTGAGCCTGCTCATCCTTTACCTCATCTTTACATCCAAGAGGATTGAACGCTGGATGAGGAGATGGATAAAGCGCTTTTTAGCTAAAGCTTTCCCCCAGCTTAGGGTTTACGACTACAGCCAGCTCCTCGGCATAACGAGAGGATATTCCATATCCCAGATAAAGGTCAGAAAAAGGAGCTGGCTCGCAAACAAGAGTCTAAGGGAGCTTGAACTCGACAAAGAAGGGATCCTTGTGCTTGGGATATACCGCAAGACAGAGAAAGGTGAGGTTTACCTTGGCGCGCCAAAAGGGGACACTGTCATACTTCCCGGAGACATTCTTGTATGCTACGGGCCAGAAGAAGCCCTATTAAGGCTCTCCCAGAGGGTTAAAGGGAGAAAGGGTGACCTGGAGCACGAAGAGGCTGTCAAGAAAGCGGAATTAAGAAAGACAGAGGAGGAAATGATGGCAACGGCTTAA
- a CDS encoding tRNA uridine(34) 5-carboxymethylaminomethyl modification radical SAM/GNAT enzyme Elp3: protein MGEFEKAVEEIARAVLAGEIKSREELNRYKIVVSRKYHLSKIPGNSDILKAIPEEERERFRDLLKRKPTRTISGVAVVAMMTKPFPCPHGRCIYCPGGPSVGSPQSYTGKEPSALRAVQSAYHPYIIMMRRLKQLTDIGHDVDKVEVIIQGGTFPAVDLDYQEWYVKCAFKAMNDFPYFRDIENLEDKLVRLIVKGDTSVLQEDPKFREAWGRTHRKPYYYLEDEQRKNEKARVRMVGLTIETRPDWAFERQIDRMLRFGTTRVELGVQTIFNFIHERTKRGHGVEEIVKATQLLRDAGLKINYHIMPGLPGSNFERDLYTFRTIFEDSRFRPDMLKIYPTLVTADAPLYAWYKAGKYRPYTTEEAVELLVEAYKYFPKWVRVMRIQRDIPAKLIVAGVKHSNLGQLVFNELIKRGIRPREIRFREVGHQMQKFGVEPEVEHIELLREDYDAAGGREIFLSFEDVKNDVLIGFLRLRIPSEKAHRKEINCCPSAIVRELHVYGPLVPIGGKPRYEWQHRGYGRELLSEAERIAREEFEVKKMLVISGVGVREYYRKFGYRKNGPYVAKRLDKSYADYKKSGEFDAHLNT, encoded by the coding sequence ATGGGCGAGTTTGAGAAGGCGGTCGAGGAGATAGCGAGAGCCGTTTTAGCTGGCGAGATAAAGAGCAGAGAGGAGCTCAACCGCTACAAGATAGTCGTTTCTAGGAAGTATCACCTGTCGAAGATTCCAGGTAACTCCGACATACTGAAGGCCATTCCAGAGGAGGAGCGCGAGCGCTTTAGGGATCTCCTAAAGAGAAAACCTACCAGAACCATAAGCGGAGTCGCGGTAGTTGCGATGATGACAAAGCCGTTCCCCTGCCCTCACGGGCGCTGCATCTACTGCCCCGGCGGGCCGAGCGTCGGTTCTCCCCAGAGCTACACCGGGAAAGAACCTTCAGCTTTAAGGGCCGTTCAGAGCGCCTATCATCCTTACATCATCATGATGCGTCGCCTTAAACAGCTCACCGACATAGGCCACGACGTCGACAAGGTCGAGGTGATAATCCAGGGGGGAACGTTTCCAGCCGTTGACCTCGATTACCAGGAGTGGTACGTCAAGTGCGCTTTCAAGGCGATGAACGACTTCCCGTACTTCAGGGACATAGAGAACCTTGAGGACAAGCTCGTCAGGCTGATAGTCAAGGGAGATACCTCCGTTTTGCAGGAAGACCCCAAGTTCAGGGAAGCATGGGGGAGAACCCACAGGAAGCCATACTACTACCTTGAGGACGAGCAGAGGAAGAACGAGAAAGCCAGAGTCAGGATGGTCGGTTTAACTATAGAAACAAGGCCAGACTGGGCCTTTGAGAGGCAGATAGACAGGATGCTCCGCTTTGGAACCACGAGGGTGGAGCTGGGCGTCCAGACGATTTTCAACTTCATCCACGAGAGAACGAAGAGGGGCCACGGAGTTGAGGAGATAGTTAAGGCCACCCAGCTTTTGAGGGACGCTGGTCTTAAAATCAACTACCACATAATGCCCGGTTTGCCCGGGAGCAACTTCGAGAGAGATCTCTACACCTTCAGGACGATATTCGAGGATTCCCGCTTCAGGCCTGACATGCTCAAGATTTACCCGACGCTTGTGACTGCTGATGCACCCCTTTACGCGTGGTACAAGGCCGGAAAGTACAGGCCCTACACTACCGAGGAAGCCGTTGAGCTTCTCGTCGAGGCCTACAAGTATTTTCCCAAATGGGTCAGAGTGATGAGAATCCAGCGCGACATCCCTGCGAAGCTCATAGTCGCTGGAGTTAAGCACTCGAACCTCGGCCAGCTCGTCTTCAACGAGCTGATTAAACGCGGTATAAGGCCAAGGGAGATACGGTTTAGAGAAGTCGGCCACCAGATGCAGAAGTTTGGAGTTGAGCCCGAGGTGGAGCACATAGAGCTCCTCCGCGAGGACTACGATGCGGCTGGCGGGAGGGAAATCTTCCTCAGCTTTGAAGACGTGAAAAACGACGTCCTCATTGGCTTTCTCCGTCTGAGGATTCCGAGCGAGAAAGCCCACAGGAAGGAGATAAACTGCTGTCCTTCAGCCATAGTCAGGGAGCTCCATGTTTACGGCCCGCTCGTGCCAATAGGCGGGAAACCGAGGTATGAGTGGCAGCACCGCGGTTACGGCAGGGAGCTCTTGAGCGAGGCCGAGAGGATAGCTCGCGAAGAGTTCGAGGTCAAGAAAATGCTCGTAATAAGTGGAGTTGGAGTTAGAGAGTACTACCGCAAGTTCGGCTACAGAAAGAACGGCCCCTACGTCGCGAAAAGGCTCGATAAAAGTTACGCGGACTACAAAAAGAGCGGGGAGTTCGATGCGCATCTGAACACTTAA